A genomic segment from Candidatus Babeliales bacterium encodes:
- the gyrB gene encoding DNA topoisomerase (ATP-hydrolyzing) subunit B, whose product MATNPSNKNEYKAHSIRIMEGLEAVRKRPAMYIGSTGVKGLHHLVYEVVDNSVDEALGGHCDTINVILHEDGSCSVEDNGRGIPTDIHPTENISATEVVLTKLHAGGKFDKDSYKFSGGLHGVGISVVNALSKTLIVTVFQHGQIHTQTYHRGAPEGPLKVVGTTDKRGTLVRFYPDEEIFQETTTFSFDTLAARLRELAFLNKKLRISISEEATDQHKEFYFEGGIVSFIEHINNKKTPIFPEVIYFHQEDDQYVLEIAMQYNEGYAEQLFSFVNNINTVEGGTHVAGFKSALTKACNKKGVSLNMLKAGDSYSSEDVREGLACVISVKVPEPQFEGQTKTKLGNNEIKGIVDSWTSAFFQTYFEEHPAIVKKILQKADVAKHAREAAKKARDLTRRKTVLESSVLPGKLTDCSNENPAETELFLVEGDSAGGSAKTGRNRENQAILPLRGKILNVEKARLDVILSNEIIKMLISAIGCGIGEDEFNPDKARYHKIIIMTDADVDGAHIRTLLLTFFFRYMRPLIERGYIYIAQPPLYKAKIGKKEQYLKDNKALKNFLFDWAKEQTTISINQKALDESTWGILLDQLVQYDERLNKLSYQFKIGYNNTHRMITTLHKSNWKKSDGVEALLQILKDTLPQYAITLTHQDETAVYEETETKETFITFAVANKFWKAPIRFFSAAETTELLPFIKPLAILEENPWQLSVPNKDKSIESQGVYQLIDAIDALSKPYLHIQRYKGLGEMNADQLWETSMDETKRTLLKVNIEDLVKADAWFVTLMGDDVSGRKQYIEEYGHFVKNLDI is encoded by the coding sequence ATGGCGACCAATCCGTCAAACAAAAACGAATACAAAGCGCATTCCATTCGTATAATGGAAGGGCTTGAGGCAGTACGCAAGCGTCCTGCGATGTATATTGGATCCACGGGAGTTAAAGGACTACATCACCTTGTATATGAAGTTGTAGACAACTCAGTTGATGAAGCTCTTGGAGGACATTGCGACACTATCAACGTTATTTTACACGAAGATGGGTCATGTTCCGTAGAAGATAATGGACGAGGTATCCCTACTGACATACACCCCACTGAAAATATATCCGCAACCGAAGTGGTACTTACCAAACTACACGCAGGTGGTAAGTTTGATAAAGATTCATACAAATTCTCTGGCGGACTTCATGGTGTTGGTATCTCGGTAGTGAATGCGCTTTCTAAAACATTAATCGTTACTGTTTTTCAACATGGACAAATTCATACCCAAACCTATCATCGAGGTGCTCCTGAAGGGCCACTAAAAGTTGTTGGTACCACCGATAAAAGAGGAACATTGGTCCGCTTTTATCCAGATGAAGAAATTTTTCAAGAAACCACTACCTTCAGTTTTGACACGCTCGCTGCACGACTCCGTGAACTTGCTTTTTTAAACAAGAAATTACGCATCTCAATCAGTGAAGAAGCAACCGATCAACACAAAGAATTTTACTTTGAAGGCGGCATTGTATCGTTTATTGAGCATATCAATAATAAAAAAACTCCTATCTTCCCTGAAGTAATTTATTTTCATCAAGAAGATGATCAGTACGTTCTTGAAATTGCTATGCAATACAACGAAGGATACGCAGAGCAACTGTTCTCTTTCGTAAATAATATTAACACCGTTGAAGGTGGTACTCACGTTGCAGGATTCAAGTCCGCACTCACCAAAGCCTGCAACAAAAAAGGTGTTAGTCTGAATATGCTCAAAGCTGGTGATAGTTATTCCAGCGAAGATGTACGCGAAGGTCTTGCATGCGTAATCAGCGTAAAAGTGCCTGAGCCGCAATTTGAAGGACAAACAAAAACAAAACTGGGCAATAACGAAATAAAAGGAATTGTTGATTCATGGACTTCAGCATTCTTTCAAACCTATTTTGAAGAACATCCTGCGATTGTAAAAAAAATATTACAAAAAGCAGATGTCGCTAAACATGCACGAGAAGCAGCTAAAAAAGCTCGTGACCTGACCCGTAGAAAAACAGTATTAGAATCTTCTGTATTACCAGGAAAACTGACCGATTGTTCAAATGAAAATCCGGCAGAAACTGAACTGTTCCTTGTAGAAGGTGATTCTGCAGGTGGATCAGCAAAGACAGGAAGAAACCGGGAAAACCAAGCAATCTTACCTTTGCGCGGTAAAATTCTGAACGTTGAAAAAGCACGGCTTGATGTAATCTTATCTAACGAAATCATCAAAATGTTAATATCTGCAATCGGTTGTGGTATTGGCGAAGATGAATTCAATCCAGACAAAGCTCGCTATCATAAAATAATTATTATGACCGATGCGGACGTAGACGGTGCGCATATCAGAACATTATTGCTTACCTTCTTCTTTAGATACATGAGACCACTTATTGAACGTGGTTATATCTATATTGCTCAACCACCGCTTTATAAAGCGAAGATTGGCAAAAAAGAACAATATCTAAAGGATAATAAAGCGCTAAAAAACTTCCTATTTGATTGGGCAAAAGAGCAAACTACTATATCTATCAATCAAAAAGCTCTTGATGAATCTACATGGGGCATACTCCTTGACCAGCTCGTACAGTACGATGAACGATTAAATAAATTGAGTTATCAATTTAAAATCGGATATAACAACACCCATCGCATGATCACCACGCTACACAAATCAAATTGGAAAAAATCTGATGGAGTCGAGGCTCTACTACAGATCCTAAAAGATACATTGCCACAATATGCAATCACTCTGACCCATCAAGATGAAACCGCTGTTTATGAAGAGACCGAAACAAAAGAGACATTCATAACATTTGCGGTTGCAAATAAATTCTGGAAAGCACCAATACGATTTTTCAGCGCAGCAGAAACCACCGAGCTTCTCCCTTTCATTAAACCGCTCGCTATTCTTGAAGAAAATCCGTGGCAGCTCTCTGTCCCTAACAAAGATAAGAGCATAGAATCCCAAGGAGTCTATCAATTGATCGATGCAATCGATGCATTAAGCAAACCATACCTGCATATACAACGGTATAAAGGTCTTGGTGAAATGAACGCTGATCAGCTGTGGGAAACATCTATGGATGAAACAAAGCGAACATTACTTAAAGTAAACATTGAAGATCTGGTGAAAGCTGATGCTTGGTTTGTCACTCTTATGGGAGATGACGTAAGCGGAAGAAAGCAGTACATCGAAGAATATGGCCATTTTGTGAAAAATTTGGATATATAG